The genomic stretch AGCTGTCGCTCTCGATCTTCTGCCGCCGGACGCCGAGGGTGAGCATCAGTCGATCGTCGGCGAACGAGATCACGTCCGCCAACGCGACGCTCGAAGTCCGCACGCGCTCGGTGCGCAGCGGGGCCGCGAGCGATCCCCCGACGAAGAAGTCGGCCGCCGGGGCCACGACCGCGAACGGCGCGTAAATGTCGCCGGCGAATCCGGCGAAACTGGAGAACGCGTAGGCGTTGTCCGAATCGAGCGCATACGCCGCTGCGCTCGCCACGACCCGGTGGCCCACGCCCGCGGTCGCGAACGACGCTCGCAACCCCACCTCGCCCGTCGCCACGTGGTCCTCGCGGACGTTGTCGAAACGATACGAACTGCTCGTGCCGTCGGCCGCCACGACGGTCGGATTGGCGAAGGAGTTCTCTTCCTCGCCCTCGCGCACGCCCGCGGCCGCCCACAACACCAGTCCCTCCGTGAGGTCGACTTCCGTGCGTATCGTGGCGAAGAGATCACGCTCGTCCGAATACGTCCAAGGTTGCGCCACGCTGCGCGAAGCGCGCGGCGCATCCGGAACCTGGATACCACCGCCGATGGTGATGCTCGGCTGCGAGGCTTCGCGATCGAAGTCCTGCCATCCGAGATCGGCGGAGACGCGCACGACGTCCGACCACCAGTCGAGGCCCACCGACGCGAGCGCGAGCTCGGAGCTCTCGCCGTCCACCGCGGTGTCGCCATCGCGCCGCACGCCGTTGAAGCGCACACCGAAGCGTTCGCCGGCGAGTCTGCGCGCCAGGTCCACCGCCCCGTAGATTTGCCCGCCCGACTGCACTCCGGCGGTCACCTCGGAGACGGCGCCGTTGGGTGCGCGCTTCGGCATGACGTTCACCGCCCCGCCCAGACCGCTGCCGCCGGGAGCGGCACCGTTGAGGAAGGCGTTGGCTCCGCGCAACACCTCGACACGCTCGACCAGTTCCGCCGCGAGGTACTGGCGCGGCAACAGACCGTAGAGTCCGTTGTAGGCCATGTCGTCCGAATAAACCGGAAGACCGCGCACCATGTAGAGTTGTTGAAAGTTGCCGAACCCGCGCGCGACCCGCACGGCGGGATCGTTGAGCAGCACCTCGCCGACGCTGGCGGACTGCTGATTCTCGATCAGCTCTTGCGTGTAGCTCGTGAGCGAGAACGGCGTGGAGAGAAAATCCATCGAACCGAGCAGACCGACACGACCACCCGTGGCCACCTGCCCACCGGCGTAGACCGGACGAAGCCCCTCGGCCGAGGCGTCCGCGCTCGCAGTCACGAGCATTTCGTCCAGCTCGACCACCGGTTCGGCCGCCGCGGAGGCGGCGCGCACGGTCGTGAGCAACGACGGCGAGACTACGACTGCGGCGAACGCTGCCGCTCGAAACGGCGAGCAGCGACGACGGGAAAACCTGTTCGAGAAGAGCGACATAGTACTGATGCGTTCGATGGTTCGCTCGGGGTGAAGCTCGAGAACGCGTCTCAGCACAAGGCCTTTATCGCGACTGAGTTTCAATCGCATTTTAGGCTCCGCGCCCCAAACCTCTCATCCTCCGCCAGATACAGTGCCGAGCCATCCATCCCGCGGCATCCGGTGCCACCCGAATCAACGTCGACACGCTGCCAATAGCGCGGGCAACGCCTTGCCGGCCGGTCCGCGCAGGATCGCGTCGGCGCGAGCCGACAGTGGCGTTTCCGTCGGGTTCACCTCCACGACCATGGCGCCGGCAGCCTTCGCGAGGCGCGGCAACCCGGCGGCCGGGTGAACCAAACCGCTCGTCCCGATGGACAGAAAGAGATCGCACGCCTCGCTCGCCGCTTCGGCTCGCTCGAGATCTTCCCACACCAACGCCTCGCCGAACCACACGATGTCCGGCCGCACCGGCGCACCACATCGTAGGCACGCCGGCAGCTCCTCCCTCTCCGGCCCATCCAAATCCACGGGACCACATCCGCCAGCGCATTTGAACCGAAACAGACTTCCGTGAAGGTCGACCACGTCGCGGCTGCCGGCGCGCGCATGCAGACCGTCGACGTTCTGCGTGATGACGGTGACGGACGGCCCGCCGGGAAGACGCTCCATCTCCACGAGAGCAAAGTGACCCGCGTTCGGCTGGACCGCACGGACGAGCCCCCGTCTCCACGCGTACCACCGCCAGACGAGTTCCGGATCGCGCGCAAACGCCTCCGGAGTCGCCAGATCCTCCGGACGGAACCGAGCCCACAGTCCCGTCTGCGCGTCGCGAAACGTAGGCACGCCGCTCTCCGCGGAAACGCCGGCACCCGTCAGCACCACGATGCGTTTCGCATCGACGAGAGCGCGAGAAACGACCTCCGGAATCGTCATGCCGCACATTCGAGCACACACGGCGAACGAGCCAAGTCTACTTGCGCACGCCGAACGGCCGCGCTGGCACGACCAAACGGGCTTTACGCGCGGTGGACTCCGATACCGTCGTCTCGCGGACTCGTATCCGTCCTTTCGATACAACCTCTTTTCTTCGAACGAGCGCAACTTTCCACATCGTCGCCGGGTATCCCTTCGTGACCATGAACACCGTCGACCATTTCCGCTCCCGTCTTCTTCGCGCCTCCATCGGCGCCGTTTTCCTTTCGCTCATCGCCACCGGCTGCACCACCGGCCGCACCTTCACCGTCGATGCCGTCGCACGCAGCGTCGGTTCCCTGCAGCCGCACGCCTACACCCTCGTCGACGCACGACCACACTCCGCCCCCGACGAGGCCTCCTCCTTCGCAGCGGTCGCGCGCGACGTGCGCACCGCGCTCTCGAGCAGAGGCATGTACGCCGCTTCCTCGGCATCCGGTGCCGCCGTCGTCGTCGAAGTCGACTACGGCATGTCTGCTCCGATCGCCAGAGTCAGGATGCGGACCGAGCCGATCCTCGTCATGGCCACGCGCGCCTCCAGCCTCTCCCTGCAACGCGACGGCTCCGGCATGGTCGCTGCGCCGGTGCTTCAAGAAGTCGGCACGCGCGAAGTGCCGTATTCAGTCACCACCTACGAGAAGTTCGTTCGCCTCACCGCGCGCGAAACGCAACCCGAAGCGGGCATGCCCGCCCGACAGCTTTGGAGCGTGGTCGTCACCAACGACGACGAGTCGTCCGATCTCGCGCGCTGCCTGCATCTCATGATCGCCGCGGCGATGGACAGCATCGGCACCGACAACGGGAAGGAACGGCAGCTCGTCCTCACCGAGCGAGACGGTCGGGTGCGCTTCCTCGAAAAGGGCCTCGAGAGTTCCTGAACCACGCGTCGCCGTTCCGTTCCATCACCTCGACCGCCGGTTGCCGCCCGGCGGTTGTTGGTGCATCGGTGCTCGCATGGATTACCGTATCGAGCACGACACCATGGGTGAAGTTCGCGTCCCTTCCGCACGCCTCTGGGGCGCGCAGAC from Opitutales bacterium ASA1 encodes the following:
- a CDS encoding TonB-dependent siderophore receptor, producing the protein MLTTVRAASAAAEPVVELDEMLVTASADASAEGLRPVYAGGQVATGGRVGLLGSMDFLSTPFSLTSYTQELIENQQSASVGEVLLNDPAVRVARGFGNFQQLYMVRGLPVYSDDMAYNGLYGLLPRQYLAAELVERVEVLRGANAFLNGAAPGGSGLGGAVNVMPKRAPNGAVSEVTAGVQSGGQIYGAVDLARRLAGERFGVRFNGVRRDGDTAVDGESSELALASVGLDWWSDVVRVSADLGWQDFDREASQPSITIGGGIQVPDAPRASRSVAQPWTYSDERDLFATIRTEVDLTEGLVLWAAAGVREGEEENSFANPTVVAADGTSSSYRFDNVREDHVATGEVGLRASFATAGVGHRVVASAAAYALDSDNAYAFSSFAGFAGDIYAPFAVVAPAADFFVGGSLAAPLRTERVRTSSVALADVISFADDRLMLTLGVRRQKIESDSYDYDSGARLSSYSESRTTPVAGVVYRFASRVSGYANYIEGLSKGDTAPATSGGTAVVNAGDVLRPYVTEQIEVGAKFDFGRLGTTVGVFQSEKPIAGVGSDGVFRVLDHQRNRGVEFTAFGEPVSGVRLLGGASFLDTDVAGNDSIGAPTWQVNTGVEWAPVFLPGFVLDGRMIHTDEQFANAANTQRVPSWTRFDFGARWRLDFDDGRALTVRARVENLLDRDYWASAGGYPGAGYLTVGGPRTLVVSGTLSF
- the cobB gene encoding NAD-dependent protein deacetylase codes for the protein MCGMTIPEVVSRALVDAKRIVVLTGAGVSAESGVPTFRDAQTGLWARFRPEDLATPEAFARDPELVWRWYAWRRGLVRAVQPNAGHFALVEMERLPGGPSVTVITQNVDGLHARAGSRDVVDLHGSLFRFKCAGGCGPVDLDGPEREELPACLRCGAPVRPDIVWFGEALVWEDLERAEAASEACDLFLSIGTSGLVHPAAGLPRLAKAAGAMVVEVNPTETPLSARADAILRGPAGKALPALLAACRR